Proteins from a genomic interval of Youhaiella tibetensis:
- a CDS encoding Y-family DNA polymerase, which translates to MNWTQTRVSHGSKRQPERRYLVLHVPYWATDCFKRHDRTLAESTQPLVLYEKQKSALNIVAVDALAEKAGLSSDLNLAQARAAVPGLQAREIDRPFLEAAFADFADWLSFASPVVAVLPDVTAFGDLGFDVTGVTHLFGGEQAMLAEVLKRLGHIGILAQGAISSSIGASWALARYAPSTIATHEQTLEGSVLADLPIGALRLEREQISSLSQLGLRRIGQVLDYERLHLQARLGESFIRRLDQARGRVSEQIRPRIPVAEHFVERRFAEPLGLLDDVLLVTTDLALRLASELEMAGLGARSFHLMIYRVDYKLMCLSVNAARATREASHIDRLFRNRAERLSGEFDAGFGIEMVRLAATELSPLQSSQTSVFAEDDGTGDLHRLYDRMSSRLGSQAVLRTVWVNTHIPEKAAGLAPVVTAPETLSFPGEEEPRPIRLLPAPEPIKVTAEVPDGPPASMVWRRILYRFVKASGPERIGEEWWLDEFELSERRLLPPRPEDRRKPASEKPRIEILRHIIPSRDYYVAEDDGGRRFWLFRQGLYGEEPNPQWFMHGFLP; encoded by the coding sequence TTGAACTGGACGCAGACAAGAGTATCGCACGGCAGCAAGCGGCAGCCTGAACGGCGCTATCTGGTCCTGCATGTGCCGTACTGGGCGACCGACTGCTTCAAACGCCACGATCGCACCCTGGCTGAATCAACCCAACCCCTGGTGCTTTACGAAAAGCAGAAGAGCGCACTCAATATCGTTGCTGTCGATGCCTTGGCCGAAAAGGCCGGGCTTTCGAGCGACCTCAACCTGGCGCAGGCGCGTGCCGCCGTCCCGGGGCTGCAGGCTCGGGAAATCGACAGGCCCTTTCTTGAAGCTGCCTTCGCCGACTTTGCCGATTGGCTGTCTTTTGCCTCTCCTGTCGTTGCAGTCCTTCCCGACGTTACGGCCTTTGGCGATCTGGGTTTTGACGTCACTGGCGTTACGCACCTCTTTGGCGGGGAGCAGGCCATGCTCGCCGAGGTGCTCAAGCGGCTTGGCCATATCGGCATCCTGGCTCAAGGCGCCATTTCATCGAGCATCGGTGCAAGCTGGGCTCTAGCCCGATATGCGCCCAGCACCATCGCCACTCATGAGCAAACCCTTGAGGGCAGTGTCCTTGCCGATCTGCCCATCGGTGCGCTCCGGCTCGAGCGGGAACAGATATCGAGTCTCAGCCAGCTAGGCCTGCGCAGGATCGGCCAAGTCCTCGATTATGAGCGCCTCCACCTCCAGGCCCGGCTCGGTGAGAGTTTCATCCGTCGGCTCGATCAGGCCCGGGGGCGGGTTTCCGAGCAGATCCGCCCCAGAATCCCGGTGGCCGAACATTTCGTCGAACGCAGGTTCGCGGAGCCGCTTGGATTGCTCGACGATGTGCTGCTCGTGACCACCGACCTGGCCTTGCGCCTCGCCAGCGAACTGGAGATGGCAGGCCTAGGGGCCCGCAGCTTCCACCTCATGATCTATCGGGTGGATTACAAGCTGATGTGCCTCTCGGTGAACGCGGCTCGCGCCACGCGCGAGGCGAGCCATATCGATCGTCTCTTCCGCAATCGCGCCGAACGTCTGTCGGGGGAATTCGACGCCGGTTTCGGCATCGAGATGGTCCGGCTGGCTGCAACAGAACTGTCTCCTCTCCAATCCTCGCAAACGAGCGTCTTTGCCGAGGATGACGGGACCGGCGATCTGCACCGGCTTTATGACCGCATGAGCAGCAGGCTGGGAAGCCAGGCCGTGTTGCGCACGGTTTGGGTGAACACGCACATTCCCGAAAAAGCCGCCGGTCTGGCGCCTGTTGTTACGGCCCCCGAGACGCTCTCCTTCCCAGGAGAGGAGGAGCCTCGTCCTATCCGCCTCCTGCCGGCCCCAGAGCCCATTAAGGTCACTGCGGAAGTCCCGGACGGTCCGCCCGCCAGCATGGTCTGGCGACGCATTCTTTACCGGTTCGTCAAGGCTTCCGGCCCCGAGCGCATTGGCGAGGAATGGTGGCTGGACGAATTCGAGCTTTCGGAACGACGCTTGTTGCCGCCACGCCCCGAGGATCGCAGGAAACCGGCGAGCGAGAAGCCGCGGATCGAGATCCTTCGCCACATTATTCCGAGCCGGGACTATTACGTTGCCGAAGATGATGGCGGCCGGCGTTTCTGGCTCTTCCGCCAGGGACTTTACGGAGAAGAACCCAACCCGCAGTGGTTCATGCATGGATTTTTGCCATGA
- a CDS encoding ImuA family protein: MGSPAKQEALEALRARIAAIENRPPLGESGADLRRKQVEGFLASAPGLLHEVFTPEERNAGATLGFSLGQARALIKPDRPAVFYMGLAHESQERGLPYGPGLQNFGFAPEHLTLVRTQTMPELLWAIEEALSCRAVAAVIADIGGHPKILDFTVSRRLSLRAVSGGASVFLNRYGTGREASAAQLRWRVEPAVSEGQRFDPRAPGNARWQIILEKGLLSGDINRQGDWKLSWNHGFELDADKSIARQQAAA; the protein is encoded by the coding sequence ATGGGCAGCCCAGCCAAGCAGGAGGCACTTGAGGCATTGCGTGCGCGCATTGCCGCGATCGAGAATCGCCCGCCGCTGGGTGAGAGCGGGGCGGACCTGCGGCGCAAGCAGGTGGAAGGCTTTCTCGCTTCCGCCCCCGGCCTGCTCCATGAGGTCTTCACCCCCGAGGAACGCAATGCCGGCGCCACGCTCGGCTTCTCGCTCGGCCAGGCCCGCGCCCTCATCAAGCCCGACCGGCCGGCGGTTTTCTATATGGGACTGGCCCATGAGAGCCAGGAACGCGGGCTGCCCTATGGCCCTGGCCTGCAGAATTTCGGCTTCGCCCCCGAGCACCTGACGCTGGTGCGCACCCAGACCATGCCCGAGCTGCTCTGGGCGATCGAGGAAGCGCTCTCCTGCCGGGCCGTCGCCGCCGTCATCGCCGATATCGGCGGCCACCCCAAGATCCTCGATTTCACCGTGAGCCGGCGCCTGAGCCTGCGGGCCGTCAGCGGCGGCGCCTCGGTCTTCCTCAACCGCTACGGCACCGGACGCGAAGCCAGCGCCGCGCAACTGCGCTGGCGGGTGGAGCCGGCGGTGAGCGAGGGACAGCGTTTCGATCCGCGTGCACCCGGAAATGCCCGCTGGCAGATCATTCTCGAGAAGGGACTTTTGAGCGGGGACATCAACAGGCAGGGCGACTGGAAATTGAGCTGGAATCATGGGTTTGAACTGGACGCAGACAAGAGTATCGCACGGCAGCAAGCGGCAGCCTGA
- a CDS encoding MerR family transcriptional regulator — protein MTFKDRHYSPSEAADLLGVSVKALRLYEEKGFLAPLRSATGWRAYGPEDMARARDIVALRALGLSLAQIGRVLARDEAEMTRVLAGHQAALEGRIAQLTSALAQVGAMRSALGAGKAPAVSELAALAVPAAAPAVAFDLPWPWDGERFALERVASLTFIVGPLFSGKTRLARRLSETLAGAAFLGLERLAGDGADFRAGLAGDVALAARVARAQEWIVEDGGAASDALLALLVALEAPDPAILVIDMIEDGLDPGTQAALVAHLRRRGPQAKPVFCLTRSSAILDLAAVTPAEAVLFCPANHNPPMLVTPYPGAPGYEGVASCLGSPGQRARTAGVIAYRPNGGEEQRA, from the coding sequence ATGACGTTCAAAGATCGCCACTACAGCCCCTCGGAGGCCGCCGACCTGCTCGGCGTCTCGGTGAAGGCCCTGCGCCTCTACGAGGAAAAGGGATTTCTGGCGCCGCTGCGCAGCGCCACGGGCTGGCGCGCCTATGGGCCCGAGGACATGGCAAGGGCCCGCGACATCGTCGCCCTGCGCGCCCTCGGCCTCAGCCTTGCCCAGATCGGGCGCGTTCTCGCCCGGGACGAAGCGGAAATGACGCGCGTGCTCGCTGGGCACCAGGCCGCGCTCGAAGGGCGAATCGCCCAGCTCACCTCGGCGCTGGCGCAGGTGGGGGCGATGCGCTCGGCCCTTGGGGCCGGCAAGGCGCCCGCCGTGAGCGAGCTGGCCGCGCTTGCCGTGCCCGCCGCCGCGCCGGCCGTGGCGTTCGACCTGCCCTGGCCCTGGGATGGCGAGCGCTTCGCGCTTGAGCGCGTCGCCTCGCTCACCTTCATCGTCGGGCCCCTCTTCAGCGGCAAGACCCGGCTGGCGCGCCGGCTTTCCGAAACCTTGGCCGGCGCGGCCTTCCTCGGGCTCGAGCGTCTCGCCGGGGATGGCGCCGACTTCAGGGCAGGGCTCGCGGGCGATGTGGCGCTGGCCGCAAGGGTCGCCCGGGCGCAGGAGTGGATCGTCGAGGACGGCGGCGCCGCCTCGGACGCGCTCCTGGCGCTCCTCGTCGCGCTCGAAGCGCCGGACCCGGCCATTCTCGTCATCGACATGATCGAGGACGGGCTCGATCCGGGCACGCAGGCGGCGCTGGTGGCGCATCTGCGCCGGCGCGGGCCGCAGGCCAAGCCGGTCTTCTGCCTCACGCGCTCCAGCGCCATTCTGGACCTGGCGGCCGTCACGCCGGCCGAGGCGGTGCTTTTCTGCCCGGCCAACCACAATCCGCCGATGCTGGTCACGCCCTATCCGGGTGCACCGGGTTACGAGGGCGTCGCCTCGTGCCTGGGTTCGCCCGGGCAGCGGGCGCGCACGGCCGGGGTCATCGCCTACCGGCCCAATGGCGGGGAGGAGCAGCGCGCCTAG
- a CDS encoding chloramphenicol phosphotransferase CPT family protein, with protein sequence MTGPGQIVILNGAPRSGKSSIARAMQAGFTGIWMNIGVDGAMRQTPERLLPGIGLRPGGERPDLEPHLPGLYGALYEAIAAHSRAGFNVVADLGHHDSYSRPLGILPAMARRLAGFEVLFVGIRCPLEVNLARRFDSAGQQIYSTDPDIIARWEKAVHDPGIYDLELDTGELTAEACAQRIAAALREKPANPAFTRLAAQG encoded by the coding sequence ATGACCGGGCCGGGGCAGATCGTAATCCTCAACGGCGCCCCGCGCTCGGGCAAATCTTCCATCGCCCGGGCCATGCAGGCCGGATTTACCGGCATCTGGATGAATATCGGGGTCGATGGCGCCATGCGCCAGACGCCCGAAAGGCTGCTGCCCGGCATCGGCCTGCGGCCGGGCGGGGAACGCCCCGATCTCGAGCCGCATCTTCCCGGCCTTTACGGCGCGCTTTACGAAGCCATCGCCGCCCATTCGCGGGCAGGCTTTAACGTGGTGGCGGACCTGGGGCACCACGATTCCTATTCGCGCCCGCTCGGCATCCTGCCGGCCATGGCGCGGCGGCTGGCCGGGTTCGAGGTGCTGTTCGTGGGCATCCGCTGCCCGCTCGAGGTCAACCTGGCCCGCCGGTTCGACAGCGCCGGCCAGCAGATCTATTCGACCGATCCGGACATCATCGCCCGCTGGGAAAAGGCCGTCCACGATCCGGGTATCTACGATCTCGAGCTGGATACGGGCGAGCTGACGGCCGAGGCCTGCGCGCAGCGCATCGCGGCAGCCTTGCGCGAAAAGCCGGCCAATCCCGCCTTCACCCGCCTCGCCGCTCAGGGATAG
- a CDS encoding error-prone DNA polymerase, with protein MSENRFTARRATEKPDIPAYAELMTTSNFSFLRGAAHPEELLTRAVSLGMTGLGLCDRNSFAGVVRAFTALRDLRDKPDLAAAAQRFRYVVGVRLVFADGTPDILAYPTDRQAYGRLCKLLTTGNLRAEKGACTLHFEDLEAFAEGQLFIFQVDEGRWEESEAALSTLKAFADGRVWLAAGCTYRGQDRMRLNRLADLAARNGIPMLAVNDVLYHEPGRRVLQDVVTCIREHMTIFEAGRTLQKNAERYLKHPFEMARLFREHPQAIRETQNFIGRLRFRLTDLAYNYPEETVGNGETAQETLERLTWEGAHWRYPKGIPEKVKRGIWSELCLIAYKRYAAYFLTVHDLVRFARQERNILCQGRGSAANSMVCFCLGVTSVDPEVGNLVFGRFISTERDEPPDIDVDFEHERREEVMQYLYEKYGRDRTGLTATVVTYRSRGSIREVAKVFGLSSDMIAALNGLSWGWHSGRLHPDRVQSLGYDPDDPALSKVLDIAGELTGFPRHLSQHVGGFVITRDYLDHIVPISNAAMEKRTVVEWDKDDLDALGILKVDVLALGMLTCIRRAFDLMREHYGLDLVLEGVLNEEKEDVDRRRRGQPALSDRVYAMTHRADTVGVFQIESRAQMSMLPRLKPEKFYDLVIEVAIVRPGPIQGGMVHPYLKRRQGIEKPEINPRLHEVLERTKGIPLFQEQAMQIAIVGAGFSPGEADQLRRAMATFRRNGTIHKYKERFLQGMARNGYEAEFAERCFKQIEGFADYGFPESHAASFALLVYVSCWLKCHYPDVFACALLNSQPMGFYAPAQLVRDAREHGVQILDVDVNRSSADNTLEDGRWEAENLNRRHQDMINDIRTTRALRLGLCNISGLKTDHRDLIVARRGDGYTSIRDFWLRTGLPVSVLQKLAEADAFRSIGLSRRQALWTVKGLMGTAGAETLPLFAVSGLPTAPAQEGEERLPLMSEGESVIHDYRTLSLSLKSHPVTFMRSMLEERATRPTEFLAEAVPGRIVEVAGLVLVRQRPGTASGVIFMTLEDETGIANVVVWDKVFQANRRLVLTARMLAVKGVVQREGLVVHLVARSFHDLTPQLLAIASGHDLGDAILARADEGKRDPTLDPRLAAERKIQDSILRQAHAALPSGRNFH; from the coding sequence ATGAGCGAAAATCGCTTCACGGCCAGGCGTGCCACTGAAAAGCCTGACATCCCGGCCTATGCCGAGCTGATGACCACCAGCAATTTTTCCTTCCTGCGCGGAGCGGCGCATCCGGAGGAATTGCTGACGCGCGCCGTAAGCCTGGGCATGACGGGCCTGGGCCTTTGTGACCGCAATTCCTTTGCCGGCGTCGTCCGGGCTTTTACCGCGCTGCGCGACCTGCGCGACAAGCCCGATCTGGCCGCTGCGGCCCAGCGCTTCCGCTACGTGGTGGGGGTGAGGCTGGTCTTTGCCGACGGCACGCCCGACATTCTGGCCTACCCTACGGACAGGCAGGCCTATGGGCGGCTCTGCAAACTGCTGACGACCGGCAATTTGCGTGCCGAAAAAGGCGCCTGCACGCTTCATTTTGAGGATCTCGAAGCCTTTGCCGAAGGGCAGCTTTTCATCTTCCAGGTCGACGAAGGACGTTGGGAGGAAAGCGAAGCGGCTTTGTCCACCCTCAAGGCTTTTGCCGATGGCCGGGTATGGCTGGCTGCCGGCTGCACCTATCGCGGTCAGGACCGGATGCGGCTCAACCGCCTGGCCGACCTTGCCGCCAGGAACGGCATTCCGATGCTTGCCGTCAACGACGTGCTCTACCACGAGCCCGGCCGGCGCGTGCTCCAGGATGTGGTGACCTGCATCCGCGAGCACATGACGATTTTCGAGGCCGGCCGCACCTTGCAGAAGAACGCCGAGCGTTACCTCAAGCATCCCTTCGAGATGGCGCGCCTTTTCAGGGAGCATCCGCAAGCCATCCGCGAGACGCAGAACTTCATCGGGCGCCTCCGCTTTCGCCTGACGGACCTGGCCTACAATTATCCCGAGGAAACCGTAGGCAATGGCGAGACGGCACAGGAAACGCTCGAACGCCTGACCTGGGAAGGTGCGCATTGGCGCTATCCCAAGGGCATTCCCGAGAAGGTCAAAAGGGGGATATGGAGCGAGCTCTGTCTCATCGCCTATAAGCGCTATGCCGCTTACTTTCTGACCGTCCACGACCTCGTGCGCTTTGCCCGGCAGGAGAGGAATATCCTCTGCCAGGGGCGCGGATCGGCGGCTAATTCCATGGTCTGCTTCTGTCTGGGGGTCACCTCGGTCGACCCCGAGGTCGGCAATCTGGTCTTCGGGCGCTTCATCTCGACCGAGCGGGACGAGCCGCCCGATATCGACGTCGACTTCGAACACGAGCGGCGCGAAGAGGTCATGCAATATCTCTACGAGAAATACGGGCGCGACCGTACCGGGCTGACGGCAACGGTGGTGACCTATCGCTCGCGCGGTTCCATCCGCGAGGTTGCAAAAGTCTTCGGGCTGTCCTCGGACATGATCGCCGCTCTCAACGGCCTGAGCTGGGGCTGGCACTCGGGCCGCCTGCATCCGGATCGGGTCCAGTCCCTGGGCTACGATCCTGACGATCCGGCCTTGAGCAAGGTCCTCGATATTGCCGGGGAGTTGACCGGCTTCCCGCGTCACCTGTCCCAGCACGTGGGCGGCTTCGTCATCACACGCGACTATCTCGACCACATCGTCCCCATCAGCAATGCCGCCATGGAGAAGAGAACCGTGGTCGAGTGGGACAAGGACGACCTCGATGCCCTGGGCATCCTCAAGGTCGATGTGCTGGCCCTGGGCATGCTGACCTGTATCCGTCGCGCCTTCGATCTCATGCGCGAGCATTACGGACTCGACCTGGTGCTGGAAGGCGTGTTGAACGAGGAAAAGGAAGATGTGGACCGGCGCAGACGAGGCCAGCCCGCCCTGAGCGATCGCGTTTATGCCATGACGCATCGAGCCGATACGGTCGGCGTGTTCCAGATCGAAAGCCGGGCGCAGATGTCGATGCTGCCCCGTCTCAAACCGGAAAAGTTCTACGATCTGGTCATTGAGGTGGCAATCGTACGGCCCGGCCCGATCCAGGGCGGCATGGTGCATCCCTACCTCAAGCGGCGGCAGGGCATCGAGAAGCCGGAAATCAACCCCAGGCTCCACGAAGTCCTCGAACGGACAAAAGGTATCCCGCTCTTCCAGGAGCAGGCCATGCAGATCGCCATTGTCGGAGCCGGCTTCAGTCCGGGCGAGGCCGACCAGCTTCGGCGGGCCATGGCCACGTTCCGCCGCAACGGCACCATCCACAAGTATAAGGAGCGTTTCCTGCAGGGGATGGCCAGGAACGGCTACGAAGCCGAGTTCGCCGAACGCTGCTTCAAGCAGATCGAGGGCTTTGCCGATTATGGCTTTCCGGAAAGCCATGCAGCGTCCTTCGCCCTGCTCGTCTATGTTTCGTGCTGGCTCAAATGCCATTATCCCGATGTCTTCGCCTGCGCCCTGCTCAACAGCCAGCCCATGGGGTTCTATGCACCGGCCCAGCTCGTCCGCGATGCCCGCGAGCATGGCGTCCAGATACTCGATGTCGACGTGAACCGCTCATCTGCCGACAACACCCTCGAGGACGGGCGCTGGGAGGCGGAAAATCTCAACCGGCGTCACCAGGACATGATCAACGACATCCGGACCACCCGCGCCTTGCGGCTGGGCCTGTGCAATATCAGCGGTCTCAAGACGGACCATCGCGATCTGATCGTTGCCCGGCGTGGGGACGGATATACATCGATCCGGGATTTCTGGTTGCGGACCGGCCTGCCGGTTTCGGTCCTGCAGAAGCTGGCGGAAGCCGATGCCTTCCGGTCCATTGGCCTGAGCCGCCGGCAGGCGCTCTGGACGGTCAAGGGCTTGATGGGAACGGCAGGTGCCGAAACCTTGCCGCTCTTTGCCGTCTCGGGCCTGCCCACCGCGCCGGCACAGGAAGGAGAGGAGAGATTGCCGCTCATGAGCGAAGGGGAATCGGTCATCCATGATTACCGGACACTCTCGCTCTCGCTCAAGAGCCACCCGGTGACATTCATGCGCTCGATGCTGGAGGAGCGCGCCACCCGACCTACCGAATTCCTCGCTGAGGCCGTCCCGGGCAGGATTGTCGAGGTCGCCGGGCTGGTGCTGGTGCGTCAGCGGCCCGGCACGGCCAGCGGCGTGATTTTCATGACCCTGGAAGATGAGACGGGCATCGCCAATGTCGTGGTCTGGGACAAGGTGTTTCAGGCCAATCGACGCCTGGTGCTGACCGCGCGCATGCTGGCAGTGAAAGGCGTGGTGCAGCGCGAAGGGCTAGTGGTGCACCTTGTTGCGCGATCCTTCCACGATCTCACCCCGCAATTGCTGGCGATTGCCAGTGGGCACGACCTTGGTGACGCGATACTCGCCCGTGCCGATGAGGGCAAACGTGACCCTACTCTCGACCCCAGGTTGGCGGCAGAACGCAAGATCCAGGACTCTATCCTCCGCCAGGCCCATGCCGCCCTGCCGTCTGGGCGGAATTTTCATTAG
- a CDS encoding TerB family tellurite resistance protein, with product MFEALNRLFSKSETGHDLHDPRLSVAALLVHLAAIDGSFKDEERQAIKAALQDYYDLDESEVEKLIAEALRRDADAVDFYQFTSGLSSLEDDERIEIVRMMWQVVFADNKNHELEDNMVWRIAELIGVSTRDRNILRNQMARKAE from the coding sequence ATGTTCGAGGCTCTCAACCGCCTGTTTTCCAAAAGCGAAACAGGCCACGATCTTCATGACCCGCGTCTGTCGGTGGCGGCGCTGCTCGTCCACCTGGCGGCGATCGACGGCTCGTTCAAGGATGAGGAGCGCCAGGCCATCAAGGCGGCGTTGCAGGATTACTACGACCTGGACGAGAGCGAGGTCGAAAAGCTCATTGCCGAGGCCCTGCGCCGGGATGCCGACGCGGTGGATTTCTACCAGTTCACCTCAGGGCTCTCCTCGCTCGAGGACGACGAGCGCATCGAGATCGTGCGCATGATGTGGCAGGTGGTGTTCGCGGACAACAAGAACCACGAGCTCGAGGACAATATGGTCTGGCGCATCGCCGAGCTCATCGGGGTCTCCACCCGCGACCGCAACATCCTGCGCAACCAGATGGCCCGCAAGGCCGAATAG
- a CDS encoding 4a-hydroxytetrahydrobiopterin dehydratase, translated as MADLIAEAERNAALAEMPWDYDEERKSIFRSFGFRDFSEAFAFMTRVALLAEKAGHHPDWSNSYNVVAISLSTHDAGGVTRNDIELARRIDALIE; from the coding sequence ATGGCCGATCTCATCGCCGAAGCCGAACGCAACGCCGCGCTTGCCGAAATGCCCTGGGACTATGACGAGGAGCGCAAGTCCATCTTCCGCAGCTTTGGCTTCCGCGATTTCTCGGAGGCCTTCGCCTTCATGACCCGGGTGGCGTTGCTGGCCGAAAAGGCGGGCCACCATCCGGACTGGTCCAATTCCTACAATGTGGTCGCCATCTCGCTTTCCACCCACGACGCGGGCGGGGTGACGCGCAACGACATCGAACTGGCCCGCAGGATCGACGCGCTGATCGAATAG
- a CDS encoding MarR family winged helix-turn-helix transcriptional regulator: MVKKLDDARSIDHIGLHLWRAAQHWRDRMRREMAARGFPWHLEARGEVLGHVGPNGVSQAALPERMGLSKQAVQQLLDQLEADGVVTRVTDPADKRLRRVELTGLGLFDLVERNAIKREIENEYKDILGPELFAQMERALRILNEKTATGSPAP, translated from the coding sequence TTGGTCAAGAAGCTTGACGATGCCCGCAGCATTGATCATATCGGCCTGCATCTCTGGCGCGCGGCGCAGCATTGGCGCGATCGCATGCGCCGGGAAATGGCGGCGCGCGGCTTTCCCTGGCATCTGGAGGCGCGCGGGGAGGTGCTGGGGCATGTGGGACCGAACGGGGTGTCGCAGGCAGCCCTGCCCGAGCGCATGGGGCTTTCCAAGCAGGCCGTGCAGCAATTGCTCGACCAGCTCGAGGCCGATGGCGTGGTGACCCGCGTCACCGACCCGGCCGACAAGCGCCTGCGGCGGGTGGAACTGACGGGGCTGGGGCTGTTCGACCTGGTCGAGCGCAATGCCATCAAGCGCGAAATCGAAAACGAATACAAAGACATCCTCGGTCCAGAGCTCTTCGCCCAGATGGAGCGCGCCCTGCGCATCCTCAATGAGAAGACCGCCACCGGCAGCCCGGCGCCCTGA
- the lpdA gene encoding dihydrolipoyl dehydrogenase, with translation MAEQFDFTVIGSGPGGYVAAIRAAQLGMKVAVIEKWATFGGTCLNIGCIPSKALLFASERFEEAGHMFSQLGIDIPAPVLNLPQMLNHKDETVASNVNGVEYLFKKNKITTFRGIGSIAAPGKVLVTPQSGPTITVETKNIVIASGSVSANLPGIEIDEKQIVTSTGAIALDKVPERLLVIGAGVIGLELGSVWNRLGSKVTVVEYLDRILPGMDSEVARQFQRMLQKQGFEFKLGSKVSGVEKQEDGSLKVRVEPAKGGDVEFLDVDVALVAIGRKPYTDGLGLEIVGVALDERGRVRTDAHYKTSVDGIYAIGDVIAGPMLAHKAEDEGIAVAEIVAGQAGHVNYGAIPSVVYTSPEVASVGKTEDELKAEGIDYKVGKFPFTANGRAKAMLATQGFVKILADVATDRVLGAHIVGANAGEMIHELTVLMEFSGAGEDLARTTHAHPTLSEAIREAALMLGDGAIHI, from the coding sequence ATGGCGGAGCAATTCGACTTCACGGTCATCGGTAGCGGCCCTGGCGGCTATGTGGCGGCAATCCGGGCGGCACAGCTCGGCATGAAGGTCGCCGTGATCGAAAAGTGGGCCACGTTCGGGGGCACCTGCCTCAATATCGGCTGCATCCCCTCCAAGGCGCTGCTGTTCGCCAGCGAGCGGTTCGAAGAAGCCGGGCACATGTTCTCCCAGCTCGGCATCGACATCCCGGCGCCGGTGCTCAACCTGCCGCAGATGCTCAACCACAAGGACGAGACTGTCGCCTCCAACGTCAACGGCGTGGAGTATCTCTTCAAGAAGAACAAGATCACCACCTTCCGCGGCATCGGCTCGATCGCCGCGCCGGGCAAGGTCCTGGTCACGCCCCAGAGCGGGCCGACCATTACGGTGGAAACCAAGAACATCGTCATCGCTTCCGGCTCGGTCTCGGCCAACCTGCCGGGCATCGAGATCGACGAGAAGCAGATCGTGACCTCGACCGGGGCCATCGCGCTCGACAAGGTGCCCGAGCGGCTCCTGGTCATCGGCGCCGGCGTCATCGGGCTCGAGCTGGGCTCGGTGTGGAACCGGCTGGGCTCCAAGGTCACGGTGGTCGAATATCTCGACCGCATCCTCCCCGGCATGGACAGCGAAGTGGCCCGCCAGTTCCAGCGCATGCTCCAGAAGCAGGGCTTCGAGTTCAAGCTGGGCAGCAAGGTCTCGGGCGTCGAAAAGCAGGAAGACGGCTCGCTCAAGGTGCGGGTCGAGCCGGCCAAGGGCGGCGATGTGGAGTTCCTCGATGTCGATGTGGCGCTCGTGGCCATCGGCCGCAAGCCCTATACGGACGGACTGGGCCTCGAGATCGTGGGCGTGGCGCTCGATGAGCGCGGGCGCGTGCGCACCGATGCCCATTACAAGACCAGCGTGGACGGCATCTACGCGATCGGGGACGTCATCGCCGGCCCCATGCTGGCCCACAAGGCCGAGGACGAGGGCATAGCGGTGGCCGAGATCGTCGCCGGTCAGGCCGGGCACGTCAATTACGGCGCCATTCCCTCGGTGGTCTATACCAGCCCGGAAGTGGCCTCGGTCGGCAAGACCGAGGACGAGCTCAAGGCCGAAGGCATCGACTACAAGGTCGGCAAGTTCCCCTTCACCGCCAATGGCCGCGCCAAGGCCATGCTGGCCACGCAGGGGTTCGTGAAGATCCTGGCCGATGTTGCCACCGATCGCGTCCTGGGCGCCCATATCGTGGGCGCCAATGCCGGCGAGATGATCCACGAACTGACCGTGCTCATGGAGTTCTCGGGCGCCGGGGAAGACCTGGCCCGCACCACCCATGCCCATCCCACGCTCTCGGAGGCCATCCGCGAGGCCGCCCTCATGCTGGGCGACGGCGCCATCCACATCTGA
- the ppa gene encoding inorganic diphosphatase: protein MNIDAIAIGKNPPDDLNVIIEVPIGGEPIKYEMDKDSGALFVDRFLYTPMRYPGNYGFVPHTLCGDGDPLDVLIMNSRPIIPGGVVRCRPIGVLLMEDDGGQDEKILAVPVSKLTKVYDDVKTIADMPAIEVERVKHFFTHYKDLEPGKWAKIRGVGDVEEARKVVLDSIERAKAAK, encoded by the coding sequence ATGAATATCGATGCCATTGCCATCGGCAAGAACCCGCCCGACGACCTGAACGTGATCATCGAAGTCCCGATCGGCGGCGAGCCGATCAAGTACGAGATGGACAAGGATTCGGGGGCGCTGTTCGTCGATCGCTTCCTCTATACGCCCATGCGCTACCCGGGCAATTACGGGTTCGTGCCCCATACGCTCTGCGGCGATGGCGATCCGCTCGACGTGCTGATCATGAATTCGCGCCCGATCATCCCGGGGGGCGTCGTGCGCTGCCGTCCGATCGGCGTGCTGCTGATGGAAGACGATGGCGGGCAGGACGAAAAGATCCTGGCGGTGCCAGTCTCCAAGCTCACCAAGGTCTATGACGACGTCAAGACCATTGCTGACATGCCGGCCATCGAGGTCGAGCGCGTCAAGCACTTCTTCACCCACTACAAGGATCTCGAGCCCGGCAAGTGGGCCAAGATCCGCGGCGTCGGCGATGTCGAGGAAGCGCGCAAGGTCGTGCTCGATTCCATCGAACGCGCCAAGGCCGCCAAGTAG